The Cryptococcus neoformans var. neoformans B-3501A chromosome 7, whole genome shotgun sequence genome window below encodes:
- a CDS encoding hypothetical protein (HMMPfam hit to DBR1, Lariat debranching enzyme, C-terminal domain, score: 53.1, E(): 7.8e-13; HMMPfam hit to Metallophos, Calcineurin-like phosphoesterase, score: 52.3, E(): 1.3e-12): MRIAIQGCSHGSLAQIYDVVNYYSSQTKNPIDLLLLCGDFQALRSKHDYASLAVPAKFKQLGSFHQYYSGERVAPVLTIVIGGNHEASNYMWELYHGGWLAPSIYYLGAAGSVYMNGLRIVGASGIYKGFDYRKGHFEKVPYNDKELRSIYHIREYDVEKLMHLTPSPSTIFLSHDWPTTIAHHGNKNALLKRKPFFRDENTLGSPPLLRLMNHFQPSYWFSAHLHVKFAALYEHQAPSHGPDVDGGAPLPLPAMSTAIAQTGNNPDEIQIDEEMDEGNPDEIIVEDEGEEVIVRPRQVNPDEIVMDDDEFDDPPPAVPQPLPITTSSVVNPEEITISDEEFDAPMAVSQTPQPLPPTRANASNPEEIAISDDEFDDPAPVAQPLTAIDESTDLIAQSRSNPSHPHVAGTIAPPASDSTAPRVMQEARQEQQKWELHGGKGMEGVTKFLALDKCGPGKDHMQFLEIPDPSPPAIPGPPRLTYDPEWLAISRAFHPYLSTSYQPIPLPSPDVLEQMVKDEVTRIKEEGLLVPAVQEEGAVEGQEGLVWEKGKVDVGRVQRFWWTAPPEGHPGGNDAAWYTNPQTEAFCGMLGVQNKINPPVNRS, from the exons ATGAGG ATCGCTATCCAAGGTTGCTCCCATGGCAGTCTCGCCCAGATATACGACGTCGTCAACTACTACTCGTCCCAAACAAAGAACCCTATAGACCTCTTGCTCCTCTGCGGCGACTTCCAAGCTCTGCGATCGAAACATGATTACGCTTCTCTTGCCGTACCAGCTAAATTCAAGCAGCTTGGATCATTCCATCAGTATTACTCTGGTGAACGGGTCGCGCCTGTCTTGACAATCGTGATCGGCGGTAACCACGAGGCAAGTAATTATATGTGGGAGCTGTACCACGGCGGATGGCTAGCTCCTAGCATATATTATCTTGGAGCGGCTGGTAGTGTTTATATGAACGGGCTGAGGATTGTGGGTGCGAGTGGGATTTATAAGGGATTCGACTACCGGAAGG GTCACTTTGAGAAGGTGCCTTACAATGATAAGGAACTGAGAAGTATATATCATATACGCGAGTACGATGTGGAAAAGCTCATGCAT TTAACACCAAGTCCTAGCACCATCTTCTTATCTCATGACTGGCCAACCACAATAGCTCACCATGGTAACAAGAACGCTCTGCTCAAACGCAAGCCCTTCTTCCGGGACGAA AACACTCTTGGTTCACCGCCCCTCTTACGACTAATGAACCATTTCCAACCCTCTTACTGGTTCTCAGCCCATTTACATGTCAAGTTTGCAGCTCTGTACGAACATCAGGCCCCTAGCCATGGTCCGGATGTTGATGGTGGCGCCCCCTTACCTTTACCGGCAATGTCAACGGCGATAGCTCAGACTGGTAATAACCCAGATGAGATACAAATcgatgaggagatggatgagggGAACCCCGATGAGATTattgttgaggatgagggtgaagaggtTATCGTTAGACCGAGACAGGTCAATCCAGATGAGATTGTAATGGATGACGACGAGTTTGACGATCCTCCGCCCGCGGTCCCTCAACCCTTACCCATTACAACCAGCAGTGTTGTCAATCCAGAAGAAATAACCATATCAGACGAAGAATTCGATGCTCCTATGGCTGTCTCTCAAACCCCTCAGCCCCTCCCCCCTACCAGAGCCAACGCCTCCAACCCTGAAGAAATAGCCATCTCGGACGACGAATTCGATGACCCTGCTCCTGTGGCGCAACCTCTTACCGCGATTGATGAATCGACCGACCTCATTGCCCAATCCCGTTCTAATCCATCCCATCCACATGTTGCTGGTACCATAGCCCCTCCCGCTTCTGACTCTACTGCACCGCGTGTAATGCAAGAAGCGCGACAAGAGCAGCAGAAATGGGAGCTGCACGGCGGGAAAGGAATGGAGGGCGTGACCAAGTTTCTGGCATTGGACAAGTGTGGACCTGGTAAAGACCATATGCAA TTCCTTGAGATCCCAGACCCTTCCCCACCCGCAATCCCAGGACCTCCAAGGTTAACGTACGACCCCGAATGGCTAGCGATATCCCGTGCTTTCCACCCATACCTCTCAACCTCATATCAGCCCATCCCCCTCCCATCGCCCGACGTACTTGAGCAGATGGTGAAGGATGAAGTGACAAGgatcaaggaagaagggttgcTCGTTCCTGCtgttcaagaagaaggtgcgGTCGAGGGGCAAGAGGGGTTAGTATGggaaaagggcaaggtGGACGTTGGAAGAGTGCAAAGGTTTTGGTGGACTGCGCCACCTGAAGGACATCCGGGTGGAAATGACG CTGCATGGTATACAAATCCGCAGACAGAGGCGTTCTGCGGAATGTTGGGTGTCCAGAACAAGATCAACCCTCCGGTGAACAGATCATAA
- a CDS encoding hypothetical protein (Match to ESTs gb|CF194257.1|CF194257, gb|CF194059.1|CF194059, gb|CF193006.1|CF193006), translating into MHSAAIIASFLASLALSNAISVESPTKDTVWESSGSQTVEWKAVDTDPTSFEIQLVNQAGYLTNSPVTLVANQSTGDTGTTNSATVTYPDGAWPTGVAFQINLVSTDAKNSGILAQSEQFNITSDGDSSSSASSSSSSSASSSSSAASSASSSSTSATVVATTAASSASAATSAASSGSSASASASGSNSTLPNTSSGASLTASAGVASVVLAVAGVLALA; encoded by the exons ATGCACTCTGCCGCCATCATCGCGTCTTTCCTCGCttccctcgccctctccaACGCCATCAGCGTGGAGTCTCCTACCAAGGACACTGTCTGGGAGTCCAGCGGCTCTCAGACTGTTGAGTGGAAAGCTGTCGACACTGACCCCACCAGCTTTGAGATCCAGTTGGTCAACCAG GCCGGCTACCTTACCAACTCTCCTGTCACCCTCGTCGCCAACCAATCCACCGGCGACACTGGTACAACCAACTCTGCGACCGTCACCTACCCAGATGGCGCTTGGCCCACCGGTGTTGCCTTCCAGATCAATTTGGTCTCTACTGACGCGAAAAACTCTGGTATCCTCGCCCAGTCTGAACAGTTCAACATTACCTCCGACGgcgactcttcttcctctgcttcttcaagctcttcctcttccgcttcctcctctaGCTCTGCTGCTTCCAGCGCGAGCTCTAGCAGCACCTCTGCCACCGTGGTTgccaccaccgccgcctCCAGCGCCAGTGCTGCCACCAGTGCTGCCTCCTCTGgctcttctgcttctgcttctgcttctggaTCCAACTCTACTCTCCCCAACACT TCTTCCGGTGCTTCTCTCACTGCTTCTGCGGGTGTCGCCTCTGTCGTCCTCGCCGTCGCTGGTGTCCTCGCCCTTGCCTAA